A window from Triticum aestivum cultivar Chinese Spring chromosome 6D, IWGSC CS RefSeq v2.1, whole genome shotgun sequence encodes these proteins:
- the LOC780622 gene encoding 4-hydroxyphenylpyruvate dioxygenase, whose translation MPPTPTTPAATGAGAAAAVTPEHARPRRMVRFNPRSDRFHTLSFHHVEFWCADAASAAGRFAFALGAPLAARSDLSTGNSVHASQLLRSGNLAFLFTAPYANGCDAATASLPSFSADAARRFSADHGLAVRSIALRVADAAEAFRASVDGGARPAFSPVDLGRGFGFAEVELYGDVVLRFVSHPDGTDVPFLPGFEGVSNPGAVDYGLTRFDHVVGNVPELASAAAYVAGFTGFHEFAEFTTEDVGTAESGLNSMVLANNSEGVLLPLNEPVHGTKRRSQIQTFLEHHGGPGVQHIAVASSDVLRTLREMRARSAMGGFDFLPPPLPKYYEGVRRIAGDVLSEAQIKECQELGVLVDRDDQGVLLQIFTKPVGDRPTLFLEMIQRIGCMEKDERGEEYQKGGCGGFGKGNFSELFKSIEDYEKSLEAKQSAAVQGS comes from the exons ATGCCGCCCACCCCCACCACCCCCGCAGCCACCGGCGCCGGCGCTGCCGCCGCGGTGACGCCGGAGCACGCGCGGCCGCGCCGAATGGTCCGCTTCAACCCGCGCAGCGACCGCTTCCACACGCTCTCCTTCCACCACGTCGAGTTCTGGTGCGcggacgccgcctccgccgccggccgctTCGCCTTCGCGCTCGGCGCGCCGCTCGCCGCCAGGTCCGACCTCTCCACGGGGAACTCCGTGCACGCCTCCCAGCTGCTCCGCTCGGGCAACCTCGCCTTCCTCTTCACCGCGCCCTACGCCAACGGCTGcgacgccgccaccgcctccctgcCCTCCTTCTCCGCCGACGCCGCGCGCCGGTTCTCCGCGGACCACGGGCTCGCGGTGCGCTCCATAGCGCTGCGCGTCGCGGACGCCGCCGAGGCCTTCCGCGCCAGCGTCGACGGGGGCGCGCGCCCGGCCTTCAGCCCCGTGGACCTCGGCCGCGGCTTCGGCTTTGCGGAGGTCGAGCTCTACGGCGACGTCGTGCTCCGCTTCGTCAGCCATCCGGACGGCACGGACGTGCCCTTCTTGCCGGGGTTCGAGGGCGTGAGCAACCCGGGTGCCGTGGACTACGGCCTGACACGGTTTGACCACGTCGTCGGCAACGTCCCGGAGCTTGCTTCCGCCGCCGCCTACGTAGCCGGCTTCACGGGTTTCCATGAGTTCGCCGAGTTCACGACGGAGGACGTGGGCACGGCCGAGAGCGGGCTCAACTCGATGGTGCTCGCCAACAACTCGGAGGGCGTGCTGCTGCCGCTCAACGAGCCGGTGCACGGCACCAAGCGCCGGAGCCAGATACAGACGTTCCTGGAACACCACGGCGGCCCGGGTGTGCAGCACATcgcggtggccagcagcgacgtGCTCAGGACGCTCAGGGAGATGCGTGCGCGCTCCGCCATGGGCGGCTTCGACTTCCTGCCACCCCCGCTGCCGAAGTACTACGAAGGCGTGCGGCGCATCGCCGGGGATGTGCTCTCGGAGGCGCAGATCAAGGAATGCCAGGAGCTGGGGGTGCTCGTCGACAGGGACGACCAAGGGGTGTTGCTACAAATCTTCACAAAGCCAGTGGGGGACAG GCCAACGCTGTTCCTGGAGATGATCCAAAGGATCGGGTGCATGGAGAAGGACGAGAGAGGGGAAGAGTACCAGAAGGGTGGCTGCGGCGGGTTCGGCAAAGGCAACTTCTCCGAGCTGTTCAAGTCCATTGAAGATTACGAGAAGTCCCTTGAAGCCAAGCAATCTGCTGCAGTTCAGGGATCATAG
- the LOC123143995 gene encoding urease accessory protein F → MDLNSSEKLPLPNPPQPPFWYSSPLSSFSMHPILWIISRNNVGLNIIVDAVRFGITGSRAKKQLEFIIRVLENIASLLLPFVYCASRSPDAARWVKLDQLLDAMLTNKVGRTASTLQGSALSRVAASVFTEIQSLQDLRRTFLGSTSVLFHHAPIFGLICGLVGFDSETTQRAYMFVAMRDVISAATRLNLIGPLAASVLQHQVAPDAEKMLQKWRDRDVSEASQTAPLLDALQGCHAYMFSRLFCS, encoded by the coding sequence ATGGACTTGAACAGCTCGGAGAAGTTGCCTTTGCCGAACCCGCCACAGCCACCCTTCTGGTACTCTTCCCCTCTCTCGTCCTTCTCCATGCACCCGATCCTTTGGATCATCTCCAGGAACAACGTTGGCCTGAACATAATAGTTGATGCAGTTAGATTTGGAATCACGGGGAGTAGAGCAAAGAAGCAGCTTGAATTTATTATCCGGGTCTTGGAGAACATTGCAAGCCTGCTTCTACCATTTGTGTACTGTGCCAGTAGGTCTCCTGATGCTGCGAGATGGGTCAAGCTAGATCAGCTACTAGACGCTATGCTGACGAACAAGGTCGGCAGGACGGCGTCCACGTTGCAAGGCTCGGCTCTGTCGAGGGTGGCCGCGTCTGTCTTCACTGAGATTCAGTCGCTGCAGGATCTCCGAAGGACATTTCTCGGTTCCACGAGCGTGTTGTTTCACCATGCCCCGATATTCGGGTTGATATGTGGGCTGGTTGGATTTGACAGCGAGACAACGCAGCGTGCTTACATGTTTGTGGCAATGAGGGATGTGATCTCCGCCGCGACGAGGCTCAATCTGATAGGACCGCTTGCTGCTTCGGTTCTGCAGCACCAGGTTGCGCCTGATGCCGAGAAGATGCTGCAAAAGTGGAGGGACCGTGATGTCTCTGAAGCATCACAGACTGCGCCGCTGCTTGACGCGTTGCAAGGCTGCCATGCTTACATGTTCTCTAGGCTGTTTTGCTCTTGA
- the LOC123143993 gene encoding urease accessory protein F, which translates to MDGEHSALKKMRLEDAEDSAISQVPATASSMHQQLFWSQWQLLDSILPTGGFAHSYGLEAAMQSRIVNNQEDLRLFLIQVVDNIGSLLLPFVFCASRSPDAAAWVKLDQLLDATLTNEVGRKASTSQGSALLRVAASVFTEIQPLQDLRRTFLGSTSVSFHHAPIFGLICGLVGFDSETTQRAYMFVAMRDVISAATRLNLIGPLAASVLQHQVAPDAEKMLQKWRDRDVSEASQTAPLLDALQGCHAYMFSRLFCS; encoded by the coding sequence ATGGACGGGGAACACTCGGCTTTGAAGAAAATGAGATTGGAGGACGCAGAGGATTCTGCGATCAGTCAAGTGCCTGCCACGGCGTCGAGCATGCATCAGCAATTGTTCTGGAGCCAGTGGCAGCTACTGGACTCCATTCTCCCCACGGGTGGTTTCGCACACTCCTACGGCCTGGAAGCTGCTATGCAATCGCGCATAGTGAACAACCAGGAAGACCTGAGGCTGTTCCTCATCCAGGTGGTGGACAACATTGGAAGCCTGCTGCTTCCATTCGTGTTCTGCGCCAGTAGGTCTCCTGACGCTGCGGCATGGGTCAAGCTAGATCAGCTGCTGGACGCTACGTTGACGAATGAGGTCGGCAGGAAGGCGTCCACGTCGCAAGGCTCGGCTCTGTTGAGGGTGGCCGCGTCTGTCTTCACTGAGATCCAGCCGCTGCAGGATCTCCGAAGGACATTTCTCGGTTCCACAAGCGTGTCGTTTCACCATGCCCCGATATTTGGGTTGATATGTGGGCTGGTTGGATTTGACAGCGAGACAACGCAGCGCGCTTACATGTTTGTGGCAATGAGGGATGTGATCTCCGCCGCGACGAGGCTCAATCTGATAGGACCGCTTGCTGCTTCGGTTCTGCAGCACCAGGTTGCGCCTGATGCCGAGAAGATGCTGCAAAAGTGGAGGGACCGTGATGTCTCTGAAGCATCACAGACTGCGCCGCTGCTTGACGCGTTGCAAGGCTGCCATGCTTACATGTTCTCTAGGCTGTTTTGCTCCTAA